A part of Planococcus sp. MB-3u-03 genomic DNA contains:
- a CDS encoding tetratricopeptide repeat protein has product MATLQNIQEAVQAGDTAALDTLLEQYLLKGDPDEQYAVMEWLQEIGFIEEALRVVEHLQYMFPEEAQLRVDRSKLLIDADREDEALNELMAIPKDDELYPQALVTLADLFQLQGLLEAAELRLDEAIGLMPDEPLLQQAKAELLLDSGRYLESARIYQELESRNVKIEGVNLSERLAEVYSAGAAYEEALPYYERALEDEAQPDVLFGAAFAAFQTKQYELSVKRLDELLDADPDYFSAYLLKAQCFNMMEDYKRAYDAIKEGLARDEFDKELYLFAGKLALKLGKGEGGVEMLRQAIALDPEYMEALYALISYFHTEERDEELLELASMAVESGNDWHALYPMIAKAYDRTEQFSKALEYYEKPIRHFPTTPEFLESYALF; this is encoded by the coding sequence ATGGCAACTTTACAAAATATCCAAGAAGCGGTGCAAGCCGGAGACACGGCTGCACTTGATACATTGCTCGAACAATATTTGCTGAAAGGCGATCCCGATGAACAATATGCGGTCATGGAATGGCTGCAGGAGATCGGCTTTATCGAAGAAGCACTGCGCGTGGTGGAGCATCTACAATATATGTTTCCGGAAGAGGCGCAATTGCGCGTCGACCGTTCCAAGCTGCTGATTGATGCCGACCGTGAAGATGAGGCGCTCAATGAGCTGATGGCCATACCGAAAGACGATGAATTATATCCTCAGGCACTTGTCACATTAGCGGACCTGTTTCAGCTGCAGGGGCTTCTCGAGGCAGCGGAACTGCGGCTGGACGAAGCGATCGGCCTGATGCCCGACGAACCGCTCTTGCAACAGGCAAAAGCGGAACTTTTGCTCGACTCCGGGCGCTACCTGGAATCGGCACGGATCTATCAGGAACTGGAAAGCCGCAATGTCAAGATCGAAGGGGTCAACTTGAGTGAACGCTTGGCAGAAGTCTATAGCGCCGGGGCGGCTTACGAAGAAGCCTTGCCTTATTATGAGCGTGCGCTGGAAGACGAAGCGCAGCCCGACGTATTATTCGGTGCTGCATTTGCCGCTTTCCAGACGAAACAATATGAATTGTCGGTGAAGCGGCTGGACGAACTTTTGGATGCCGACCCCGATTACTTCTCTGCCTATTTATTGAAAGCGCAATGCTTCAATATGATGGAAGACTACAAGCGTGCCTACGATGCCATCAAAGAAGGGTTGGCACGTGATGAGTTCGACAAGGAATTGTATTTGTTTGCAGGAAAACTCGCGCTGAAACTTGGCAAAGGGGAGGGAGGAGTCGAAATGCTCCGCCAGGCGATTGCCCTCGATCCCGAATACATGGAAGCCCTTTATGCGTTGATATCTTATTTCCATACAGAAGAGCGGGACGAAGAATTGCTTGAGCTCGCCTCGATGGCTGTCGAAAGCGGCAATGACTGGCATGCACTGTATCCGATGATCGCGAAAGCGTATGACCGGACAGAACAATTCAGCAAAGCTCTGGAGTATTACGAAAAGCCTATCCGGCATTTTCCGACGACCCCAGAATTCCTCGAATCCTACGCCTTATTTTAG
- the aroA gene encoding 3-phosphoshikimate 1-carboxyvinyltransferase, whose amino-acid sequence MSKTISYAKPALTGSVQVPGDKSISHRAIMFGALAQGTTTIEGFLMGDDCLSTISCFRSLGINIQIDGEHVTVTSGGRKAWKEPDVVLDTGNSGTTTRLMLGLLAGTDFHSVMAGDESIARRPMKRIVEPLRLMGADIRGRANGHFTPLAVQGTALQAIDYTMPVASAQVKSAVLLAGLSAQGTTTVHEPVPSRDHTEIMLKHFGADISRDGDVISLNGGQELHAAHVQVPGDISSAAFMIGAALIAEGSEIQLTNVGVNPTRTGLLDVFEAMGADIQASGHASEGEEAADLTVRSTLLTGTEIGGDVIPRLIDEIPLIALVATQAQGKTVIRDAEELRVKETDRIQAVVTELKKLGADIEATEDGMVIQGPTPLTGAAMHSYGDHRLGMMAAVAALIADGPVTIDDPGCISISYPNFFEHLDKLTQ is encoded by the coding sequence ATGTCCAAAACGATCAGTTACGCAAAACCTGCGCTAACGGGCAGCGTTCAAGTGCCTGGGGATAAGTCCATCTCACACCGGGCCATCATGTTCGGTGCGCTGGCACAAGGAACGACGACCATCGAAGGTTTTCTGATGGGAGATGACTGCCTGAGCACCATCAGCTGTTTTCGATCGCTCGGAATCAATATCCAAATAGACGGCGAACACGTGACGGTGACAAGCGGTGGCAGGAAAGCCTGGAAAGAACCGGATGTCGTATTGGATACCGGAAATTCAGGCACGACGACGCGCTTGATGCTCGGCTTGCTCGCGGGCACTGATTTCCATTCGGTCATGGCAGGGGATGAATCCATTGCACGCCGCCCGATGAAGCGCATCGTTGAACCGCTGCGTTTGATGGGAGCGGATATCCGCGGGCGCGCCAATGGCCATTTCACCCCGCTCGCCGTCCAAGGAACAGCTCTTCAGGCAATCGACTATACGATGCCTGTCGCAAGCGCGCAAGTGAAGTCAGCGGTGCTGCTTGCGGGATTATCGGCGCAAGGGACCACCACTGTCCATGAACCGGTGCCGTCTCGCGACCATACGGAAATCATGCTGAAGCATTTCGGTGCGGACATCTCACGAGACGGCGATGTCATTTCGTTGAACGGCGGACAGGAACTGCATGCTGCGCATGTCCAAGTGCCTGGGGATATTTCATCCGCTGCTTTTATGATCGGTGCGGCGCTCATTGCTGAAGGCAGCGAAATCCAATTAACAAACGTTGGCGTTAACCCGACGCGTACGGGCTTGCTTGATGTGTTCGAAGCCATGGGCGCGGACATCCAAGCAAGCGGCCATGCATCCGAAGGGGAAGAAGCCGCTGATTTGACGGTCCGCAGCACTCTCTTGACGGGGACGGAAATCGGCGGGGATGTCATTCCAAGATTGATTGACGAAATTCCGTTGATTGCCCTAGTGGCGACACAAGCGCAAGGCAAGACGGTCATCCGCGATGCGGAAGAATTGCGCGTCAAAGAAACCGACCGCATACAGGCAGTCGTTACCGAGTTGAAAAAACTCGGCGCCGATATCGAAGCGACAGAGGATGGAATGGTCATACAGGGCCCGACGCCGTTGACTGGCGCAGCGATGCATAGCTACGGCGATCACCGCCTCGGCATGATGGCCGCAGTCGCTGCATTAATCGCAGACGGCCCTGTGACGATTGACGACCCGGGCTGCATTTCGATCTCATACCCGAACTTTTTTGAACATCTGGATAAGCTGACACAATAA
- a CDS encoding prephenate dehydrogenase codes for MKTEVLIIGLGLIGGSLAKALQRNEDVHVSGYDADALTARKAFKMGIIQSSPPSLEQAAAAADVIVFATPVGATVKLMERSKYWDLKEDVILTDTGSTKVQIMEAAAKLAHTFIGGHPMAGSHKSGVEAAKEVLFENAFYILTPGKDTAEEDVEKLVGLLSVTKAKIKVLEAKEHDHMTAIVSHFPHLIAAALVHQLDREEQFPFARQLAAGGFRDTTRIASANPDMWRDITTQNNEMIVEQLDHWMDQMTHLREILQKNEPEPIHRFFAKAKETRDELPVAGHGAMYSVFDLYIDIPDVPGIISEMTGYLAEAGISIVNLRILETREDVFGILVLSFQTAEDRENAQRVFSERTAYDTYIS; via the coding sequence GTGAAAACAGAAGTCCTCATTATCGGCCTCGGATTGATTGGCGGGTCTTTAGCAAAAGCATTGCAGCGCAATGAAGATGTTCATGTATCGGGCTATGATGCGGACGCATTGACTGCCAGAAAAGCTTTCAAAATGGGCATCATCCAAAGCTCGCCGCCTTCTCTCGAGCAGGCAGCCGCTGCGGCTGATGTCATCGTTTTTGCCACACCGGTCGGGGCAACTGTCAAATTAATGGAACGAAGCAAATACTGGGATTTAAAAGAAGATGTCATTTTGACAGATACCGGCAGCACCAAAGTCCAAATTATGGAAGCTGCAGCAAAGCTGGCGCATACCTTTATCGGAGGGCATCCGATGGCCGGTTCCCATAAAAGTGGTGTCGAAGCAGCTAAAGAGGTGCTCTTTGAAAATGCCTTCTACATTTTGACGCCCGGCAAGGATACGGCTGAGGAAGACGTTGAGAAACTGGTTGGGCTATTGTCGGTCACCAAAGCAAAGATCAAAGTGCTCGAAGCGAAAGAACACGATCATATGACGGCGATCGTCAGCCATTTCCCCCATTTGATCGCTGCTGCTCTGGTCCATCAGCTCGATCGTGAAGAGCAATTTCCGTTCGCGCGGCAGCTCGCAGCGGGCGGTTTCCGCGACACGACGCGAATCGCTTCGGCGAATCCGGATATGTGGCGTGACATCACGACGCAAAACAATGAGATGATTGTCGAACAGCTGGACCACTGGATGGACCAGATGACGCATTTGCGAGAGATCCTTCAGAAGAACGAGCCCGAACCGATTCACCGCTTTTTCGCGAAAGCGAAGGAGACGCGTGATGAACTGCCGGTTGCAGGGCACGGTGCCATGTATTCTGTATTTGATTTGTATATCGATATCCCCGACGTGCCGGGGATCATCTCGGAAATGACGGGCTATCTGGCGGAAGCCGGCATCAGCATCGTCAATTTGAGGATTTTGGAGACGCGTGAAGATGTCTTCGGGATTCTTGTCCTTAGTTTCCAGACGGCGGAAGACCGGGAAAATGCACAACGCGTTTTTTCCGAACGGACCGCTTATGATACGTATATCTCCTGA
- the aroH gene encoding chorismate mutase yields the protein MIRGVRGAITITKDEAPEILEQTRRLVLEMAKENGIEPDEVASVIVSTTTDISAAFPAKAVRTIEGWTYVPVMCTHEMDVPGSMPLCIRVMMHVNTKLAQDKIQHIYMNDAVKLRPDLSQKSQVSQA from the coding sequence ATGATTCGAGGAGTCAGAGGCGCCATCACCATCACAAAAGATGAAGCGCCCGAAATTTTGGAGCAAACGCGTCGCCTGGTCTTGGAAATGGCCAAAGAAAACGGCATCGAACCGGATGAAGTGGCTTCGGTCATCGTATCGACGACGACGGATATTTCTGCAGCTTTTCCTGCAAAAGCCGTGCGCACTATCGAAGGCTGGACTTATGTGCCGGTCATGTGTACGCATGAAATGGATGTGCCCGGCAGCATGCCGCTATGCATTCGCGTGATGATGCACGTCAACACGAAACTTGCACAGGATAAAATCCAGCATATCTATATGAATGATGCTGTAAAACTGCGTCCCGATCTATCCCAAAAAAGCCAGGTGAGCCAAGCGTGA
- the aroB gene encoding 3-dehydroquinate synthase — protein MRELRVETEHPYTVHIGQGAVKLLAKHYRDVLAAADQVVVIADSQVAELHLPQLLGALEDFQPKVFRVPAGEGAKSAESFMDCHSFLLSENCSRNTVILAFGGGAVGDLAGFVASTFMRGVPFIQVPTTILAHDSAVGGKTAINHPLGKNMIGTFYQPRAVIYDGDFLQTLPENEIRSGMAEVIKHAFISNEGWLDELMAYQDFSTMSGQELEGHLEKGIAVKSAIVEEDEFEGGVRKFLNFGHTLAHAIEAHLGYGKLTHGEAVVLGMAYALELSESPELPRFLNWAKVNGYPITLLVNMPFDELLLYMKKDKKSTAAALNFVLLGAVGRPYIETIPEQRAQAAYDKLRITIKEMI, from the coding sequence ATGAGGGAGTTGCGGGTCGAGACTGAACATCCATACACGGTGCATATCGGACAAGGGGCGGTCAAGCTGCTGGCAAAGCACTATCGTGATGTGCTCGCTGCAGCCGACCAAGTTGTCGTAATCGCAGACAGCCAAGTGGCTGAACTGCATTTGCCGCAGCTGCTCGGGGCGCTTGAGGATTTTCAGCCGAAAGTTTTCCGCGTACCAGCAGGTGAAGGAGCGAAATCAGCCGAAAGTTTTATGGATTGCCATAGCTTTTTGCTTTCGGAGAATTGCTCGCGAAATACGGTCATTCTCGCTTTTGGGGGAGGCGCAGTCGGGGATCTGGCTGGCTTTGTCGCATCGACTTTCATGCGGGGAGTGCCTTTTATCCAAGTGCCGACAACGATCTTGGCCCATGATAGCGCTGTGGGGGGCAAAACCGCCATCAACCATCCGCTCGGCAAGAACATGATCGGTACCTTCTATCAGCCGCGTGCGGTCATTTACGATGGCGACTTTCTCCAGACCTTGCCTGAAAATGAAATCCGTTCTGGAATGGCAGAAGTGATCAAGCATGCGTTCATTTCGAATGAAGGCTGGCTGGATGAACTGATGGCGTATCAAGATTTCAGCACGATGTCCGGACAGGAACTCGAAGGGCATCTGGAAAAAGGGATCGCCGTCAAATCGGCGATTGTTGAAGAAGATGAGTTTGAAGGCGGTGTCCGCAAATTCCTCAATTTCGGCCATACGCTGGCCCATGCCATCGAAGCGCATTTGGGTTATGGCAAACTGACGCATGGAGAAGCTGTCGTACTCGGCATGGCCTATGCACTTGAATTGTCCGAAAGCCCTGAGTTGCCACGTTTCTTGAACTGGGCGAAAGTGAACGGTTATCCAATTACGCTATTGGTTAATATGCCATTCGATGAATTATTGCTTTATATGAAAAAAGATAAAAAATCGACCGCTGCCGCATTGAACTTCGTTTTGCTTGGCGCAGTGGGCCGGCCGTATATTGAAACGATTCCAGAACAACGAGCACAAGCGGCTTACGATAAGCTGAGAATAACGATCAAGGAGATGATCTGA
- the aroC gene encoding chorismate synthase, producing the protein MRYLTAGESHGPQLTAIIEGLPAQLPLTAEMINKELKRRQGGHGRGRRMQIETDTVEIVSGVRHGKTLGSPVALVVKNDDWKHWTNVMGIEPIEETDEVKRQLTRPRPGHADLNGGMKYGHRDLRNVLERSSARETTVRVAVGAVAKQLLAELGVKIVSHVTEIGGIKVDPTSYIGKSADEIRAIVEEDAVYCADSSKTKEMTDLIDATKKNGDSIGGTVEVIVEGMPAGIGSYVHYDRKLDAKIAASVMSINAFKGVEFGLGFEMARRPGSEVHDEIIWSEEAGYTRSTNNLGGFEGGMTTGMPIIVRGVMKPIPTLYKPLKSVDIETKEPFQASIERSDSCAVPAASIVAEHVVAFEAANALLEQFDADQLPRLKENIESYKAYTKEF; encoded by the coding sequence ATGCGTTACTTAACAGCAGGAGAATCTCACGGTCCACAATTGACCGCCATTATTGAAGGGTTGCCAGCGCAATTGCCTTTGACGGCGGAAATGATCAATAAAGAGTTGAAACGGCGCCAGGGAGGCCATGGCCGCGGCCGCCGCATGCAAATCGAGACAGATACGGTGGAGATCGTTTCAGGCGTCCGCCACGGAAAGACTCTAGGCTCTCCTGTCGCATTGGTCGTCAAAAATGATGACTGGAAGCATTGGACGAATGTCATGGGCATCGAACCGATTGAAGAAACTGATGAAGTGAAACGTCAATTGACACGCCCGCGTCCAGGGCATGCTGATTTGAACGGCGGCATGAAATATGGCCATCGTGACCTGCGGAACGTATTGGAACGTTCTTCTGCACGTGAAACGACCGTGCGCGTGGCGGTCGGCGCAGTAGCCAAGCAGCTTCTCGCTGAACTCGGCGTCAAGATCGTTTCGCACGTAACAGAAATCGGCGGCATTAAAGTCGACCCGACAAGCTATATCGGTAAATCCGCAGATGAGATCCGTGCGATTGTCGAAGAGGATGCCGTCTATTGCGCAGACTCTTCAAAAACAAAAGAAATGACCGATTTGATCGATGCGACGAAGAAAAACGGCGACTCGATCGGCGGTACTGTAGAAGTTATCGTGGAAGGCATGCCAGCCGGAATCGGCAGCTATGTGCATTATGACCGCAAACTGGATGCTAAAATCGCAGCTTCTGTCATGAGCATCAACGCATTCAAAGGGGTGGAGTTCGGCCTTGGATTCGAAATGGCGCGCCGCCCGGGCAGCGAAGTTCATGATGAAATCATTTGGAGTGAAGAAGCGGGTTATACCCGCAGCACGAACAACCTCGGAGGCTTTGAGGGTGGAATGACGACGGGCATGCCGATCATCGTGCGCGGCGTTATGAAGCCGATCCCAACGCTCTATAAGCCTTTGAAGAGCGTTGACATCGAAACGAAAGAGCCGTTCCAGGCAAGCATCGAACGCTCAGACAGCTGTGCGGTTCCGGCAGCGTCGATCGTGGCGGAACACGTCGTCGCTTTTGAAGCGGCAAATGCATTGCTTGAACAATTCGACGCGGACCAATTGCCGCGGCTGAAAGAAAACATCGAAAGCTATAAAGCCTATACAAAGGAGTTTTAA
- a CDS encoding demethylmenaquinone methyltransferase: MQKTKEQRVHEVFEKISENYDQMNSVISFQQHNKWRNDTMHKMQVAKGASCIDVCCGTADWTIALGEAAGPTGRVVGLDFSQNMLNVGHQKTAHMPQIELVQGNAMSLPYPDNSFDFATIGFGLRNVPDYEQVLSEMHRVLKPGGMIACLETSQPESFVFKPFFRMYFRFIMPVFGKLFAKSYKEYSWLQESAKTFPGMKELAKLFSKVGFDRVKYKPYSGGAAALHMGLKK, translated from the coding sequence ATGCAGAAAACGAAAGAACAAAGAGTTCACGAAGTGTTTGAAAAAATTTCCGAAAACTATGACCAGATGAATTCGGTCATCAGCTTTCAGCAACACAATAAATGGCGCAACGACACGATGCATAAAATGCAAGTAGCAAAAGGCGCGTCTTGCATCGATGTCTGCTGCGGCACGGCAGACTGGACGATTGCGCTTGGAGAAGCCGCGGGACCTACAGGGCGCGTGGTCGGATTGGACTTTAGCCAGAACATGCTGAATGTCGGGCACCAAAAAACAGCCCATATGCCTCAAATCGAATTGGTGCAAGGCAATGCGATGTCCTTGCCTTACCCGGACAATTCATTCGATTTTGCGACCATCGGCTTTGGTTTGCGCAATGTACCGGATTATGAACAGGTGTTATCAGAAATGCACCGTGTCTTGAAACCTGGAGGCATGATTGCCTGCCTAGAGACTTCACAGCCTGAAAGCTTTGTATTCAAGCCGTTTTTCCGGATGTATTTCCGTTTCATCATGCCGGTCTTCGGCAAGCTTTTCGCGAAAAGCTATAAAGAGTATTCGTGGCTTCAGGAATCAGCTAAAACATTCCCTGGCATGAAAGAGCTTGCGAAACTCTTCAGCAAGGTCGGATTCGACAGAGTGAAATATAAACCGTATTCAGGAGGGGCTGCTGCCCTCCATATGGGACTGAAAAAGTAA
- a CDS encoding heptaprenyl diphosphate synthase component 1 — translation MNGQQIQSKIISMEIDVLKAVRQRTLDQLTEGPFVKEARLFFLLLPFFNGEQWSDKMETSARTVAIVYAALHAHDRVKEEMPISKEQQLTVLAGDFYSGIYYQLLAEGKNIEMVQKLATVIIQVSEKKASFHELAIQQPEQVEETAKVIETALLNAFYEENGFGHYKQLMEQSLLYIRFAEELEALKKGEFSYLLRLLSETLIHSTFIERWLTSRLEVLGNEILESINDCELDFELKNILLHQIIPHRHSAEPLTREG, via the coding sequence ATGAACGGACAACAAATACAATCCAAAATCATCTCCATGGAAATCGACGTACTAAAAGCAGTTCGCCAACGAACGTTAGACCAGTTGACGGAAGGGCCTTTTGTTAAAGAGGCGCGCCTGTTTTTCTTGCTGCTGCCGTTTTTTAACGGGGAGCAATGGTCGGATAAAATGGAGACAAGCGCCCGGACAGTGGCAATCGTCTACGCTGCGCTGCACGCACATGACCGGGTGAAAGAAGAAATGCCCATCAGCAAAGAACAGCAATTGACAGTGCTCGCCGGAGACTTTTACAGTGGCATCTATTACCAATTGCTGGCTGAAGGGAAAAATATTGAAATGGTTCAAAAGCTCGCTACAGTAATCATCCAGGTGAGCGAGAAGAAAGCATCCTTCCATGAACTTGCGATCCAGCAGCCGGAGCAAGTGGAAGAGACGGCGAAAGTGATCGAAACAGCTTTGTTGAATGCGTTTTATGAAGAAAATGGCTTTGGCCATTATAAGCAGCTGATGGAACAATCCTTGCTGTATATCCGCTTTGCAGAAGAGCTGGAAGCGCTGAAGAAGGGCGAGTTCAGCTATCTCCTCAGATTGCTCAGCGAAACCTTGATCCATTCGACATTCATCGAGCGTTGGCTCACTAGTCGTCTGGAAGTTTTAGGTAATGAGATATTGGAGTCCATCAATGATTGCGAACTGGATTTTGAACTCAAGAATATATTGCTCCACCAAATTATTCCGCATCGGCATAGCGCTGAACCGCTGACGCGAGAAGGATGA
- the mtrB gene encoding trp RNA-binding attenuation protein MtrB — MAQTEYVVIRAQEDGVNVIGLTRGNDTKFHHTEKLDRGEVMIAQFTEHTSAMKIRGKAEIHSAHGIIESDAKK; from the coding sequence ATGGCACAAACTGAATATGTGGTGATCCGTGCACAAGAGGACGGCGTCAACGTCATCGGGCTTACGCGCGGCAATGATACGAAATTCCATCATACGGAAAAGCTCGACCGCGGCGAAGTGATGATCGCCCAATTCACCGAACATACATCGGCAATGAAAATTCGCGGCAAAGCGGAAATCCATTCCGCGCACGGCATCATTGAAAGCGACGCGAAAAAATAA
- the folE gene encoding GTP cyclohydrolase I FolE has product MKSHNVDLDKIEQAVGMILEAVGEDVGREGLQDTPKRVAKMYAEVFAGLKEDPKEYFRTVFHENHEELVLVKDIPFYSMCEHHLVPFFGKAHIAYIPRDGVVTGLSKLARAVETVAKRPQLQERITSTIADSMMETLNPHGVYVMVEAEHMCMTMRGIKKPGSKTVTAVSRGVLETDDIKRSEVITYINMN; this is encoded by the coding sequence ATGAAAAGCCATAACGTAGATCTGGATAAAATAGAGCAAGCTGTCGGGATGATTTTGGAGGCAGTCGGAGAAGATGTAGGCCGTGAAGGGCTGCAGGATACCCCGAAACGTGTCGCGAAAATGTATGCGGAAGTTTTTGCGGGATTGAAGGAAGACCCGAAAGAATATTTCCGCACAGTGTTTCATGAAAATCACGAAGAACTCGTATTGGTCAAGGACATTCCGTTCTATTCGATGTGCGAGCATCATCTAGTGCCATTCTTTGGCAAAGCGCATATTGCCTATATCCCGCGCGATGGGGTGGTCACAGGGCTCAGCAAATTGGCGAGAGCGGTTGAAACAGTCGCAAAACGCCCTCAGTTGCAGGAACGGATCACTTCTACGATTGCCGACTCGATGATGGAAACCTTGAACCCCCACGGCGTGTACGTCATGGTCGAAGCCGAGCATATGTGCATGACGATGCGTGGCATCAAGAAGCCAGGATCGAAAACCGTCACGGCTGTGTCAAGAGGGGTATTGGAGACAGACGACATCAAACGTTCGGAAGTCATTACCTATATCAATATGAACTAA
- a CDS encoding HU family DNA-binding protein, which yields MNKTELVNSVAEAAELSRKDAAKAVDAAFEAIQDALTKGEKVQLIGFGNFEVRERAARKGRNPQTGAEIEIAASKVPAFKPGKALKDAVK from the coding sequence ATGAACAAAACAGAATTAGTGAACTCTGTTGCAGAAGCGGCTGAACTTTCTCGTAAAGATGCTGCGAAAGCAGTTGACGCTGCATTTGAAGCGATTCAAGATGCTCTAACTAAAGGTGAAAAAGTACAATTGATCGGATTCGGTAACTTTGAAGTTCGTGAGCGCGCGGCCCGTAAAGGACGCAACCCACAAACAGGTGCTGAAATCGAGATCGCCGCAAGCAAGGTTCCTGCCTTTAAGCCAGGTAAAGCACTTAAAGACGCAGTGAAATAA
- a CDS encoding DUF2768 domain-containing protein: MSSLDKMWVSFAGIAFLIISMGMIYLSRYKLQNGILKFLFALIAYVLLILGFFIMVFTVFSGPTGGA, translated from the coding sequence ATGAGTTCTTTGGATAAAATGTGGGTATCGTTTGCAGGCATCGCTTTTTTGATCATTTCCATGGGGATGATCTATTTGAGCCGATACAAATTGCAAAACGGCATCCTGAAATTTCTATTTGCGCTGATCGCGTACGTTCTGCTGATCCTGGGCTTCTTTATTATGGTTTTCACTGTATTCAGCGGACCGACCGGTGGCGCCTGA
- a CDS encoding NAD(P)H-dependent glycerol-3-phosphate dehydrogenase has protein sequence MEKVTVFGAGSWGTALSYVLAQNGHDLLLWTHRQDQSDEINQHSNERYLKGVRLPDSLKATANLDEAVAHADIFVLAVPTKAIREVSRDIRERMTKKGLFVHVSKGIEPDSLKRISEMIREEIPAELIEEVVILSGPSHAEEVVQEHPTTVTAACENTQAANRVQDLFMNSYFRVYTNTDVIGVEIGGALKNIIALAVGITDGLGYGDNAKAAIMTRGLAEIARLGVKMGATPLTFSGLSGVGDLIVTCTSVHSRNWRAGNMLGKGKSVDEVLAEMGMVVEGIRTTKAAHQLAAEYKVPMPITEALYAVLFEGVKPENAVEELMGRMKKNEMEDLIDLL, from the coding sequence ATGGAAAAAGTCACTGTATTTGGTGCAGGGAGTTGGGGGACGGCGCTCAGTTATGTACTGGCGCAAAACGGCCATGATCTACTATTATGGACCCATCGCCAAGACCAGTCGGATGAGATCAATCAGCATTCGAACGAACGCTATTTGAAAGGGGTGCGCTTGCCGGATTCGTTGAAAGCGACAGCAAACCTCGATGAAGCGGTAGCGCACGCCGATATTTTCGTGTTGGCCGTACCCACAAAAGCCATTCGTGAAGTTTCACGGGATATCCGTGAACGGATGACGAAAAAAGGCTTGTTCGTCCATGTGTCTAAAGGCATCGAGCCGGATTCACTCAAACGGATCAGCGAGATGATCCGTGAAGAAATCCCGGCCGAGCTGATTGAGGAAGTCGTCATTTTATCTGGGCCAAGCCATGCAGAAGAAGTTGTACAGGAGCATCCGACAACGGTCACCGCAGCGTGTGAAAATACGCAAGCAGCGAACCGTGTCCAGGATCTGTTCATGAACTCTTATTTCCGCGTCTACACAAATACCGATGTCATCGGAGTGGAAATCGGCGGGGCTTTGAAGAATATCATCGCTTTGGCGGTCGGGATTACCGATGGCCTCGGCTATGGGGATAATGCGAAAGCTGCGATCATGACGCGCGGCCTGGCTGAAATTGCACGCCTCGGCGTGAAGATGGGCGCGACGCCGTTGACCTTCTCTGGTTTATCGGGTGTTGGTGACTTGATCGTTACATGCACAAGCGTCCATTCGCGTAACTGGCGGGCAGGTAATATGCTCGGGAAAGGCAAGAGCGTCGATGAGGTGCTCGCTGAAATGGGCATGGTCGTCGAAGGGATCCGGACAACGAAAGCTGCCCATCAATTGGCCGCTGAATACAAAGTTCCCATGCCGATAACAGAAGCTTTGTATGCGGTATTGTTTGAAGGCGTCAAGCCGGAGAATGCCGTAGAAGAGCTGATGGGCCGCATGAAGAAAAATGAAATGGAAGATTTGATCGACTTGCTGTAA